One part of the Patescibacteria group bacterium genome encodes these proteins:
- a CDS encoding Fic family protein, which produces MNLREKLQIIQNISSLTQTALAARLEVSFATFNSWWTGKSQPRPKKLELIDGLYRELSGQKLIPDDVLVAKKMLVAKEAKKYPDILKLISDNPDIYDQFLLSLTYHSNKIEGSTLSEDETADILFNNQALSNKSLIEHLEVKNHQAALNYLFTYLKSKVRISEELILKLHSILLNGIRDDAGCFRQHAVRIVGSYVPTANYLKVPELIKALVKDINEADKDIIATTSRIHAEFEKVHPFADGNGRIGRLIMAAQLVRANLPPAVIEQGVKRRYYSSLNRAQLKGEYPPLEDFICEAVLKGCKIVDRK; this is translated from the coding sequence ATGAATTTACGAGAAAAATTACAAATTATCCAAAATATTTCCAGTCTCACCCAGACAGCTTTAGCCGCCAGGTTAGAGGTTTCTTTTGCCACCTTCAATAGCTGGTGGACAGGGAAATCCCAACCGCGCCCCAAAAAGCTAGAACTGATAGACGGCCTGTATCGGGAGTTAAGCGGACAGAAGCTGATTCCCGACGATGTTTTAGTAGCCAAAAAGATGCTGGTTGCTAAGGAAGCGAAAAAATATCCTGATATCTTAAAATTAATCAGTGATAATCCGGATATCTATGACCAATTCCTTTTATCCTTGACCTATCACTCTAACAAGATCGAAGGTTCGACCCTTTCCGAAGATGAAACGGCCGATATCTTATTCAATAACCAGGCTCTCTCCAATAAAAGCCTGATCGAGCATCTGGAAGTAAAGAATCACCAGGCGGCCCTGAATTATCTTTTCACTTATCTGAAATCTAAAGTCAGGATCAGCGAGGAGTTGATCTTGAAATTGCACTCTATCTTGCTTAACGGCATCAGGGATGACGCCGGCTGTTTCCGCCAGCATGCCGTTCGGATCGTCGGCTCTTATGTGCCGACAGCCAATTATTTGAAAGTACCGGAATTGATAAAAGCTTTAGTCAAAGACATCAATGAAGCAGATAAAGATATTATCGCGACCACTAGCCGTATCCATGCCGAGTTTGAGAAGGTCCACCCCTTCGCTGATGGCAACGGACGGATTGGGCGCTTGATTATGGCGGCCCAGCTGGTTAGAGCTAATTTGCCGCCAGCCGTCATTGAGCAGGGGGTAAAGAGGCGATATTACAGCTCTTTGAACCGAGCACAGTTAAAGGGTGAATATCCGCCCCTGGAAGATTTTATTTGCGAGGCTGTCTTAAAAGGTTGCAAGATCGTAGATCGGAAATAA
- a CDS encoding sugar transferase, producing MKKIELFFSFLFIPVDLIMIILGGLSAYYLRFSNFSTGIRPVIFDLPLAEYFPSLLVIAFIWTLVFIFSGLYRIKSARKLAQELARIFMAVSTGLALVAILIFFRRELFDSRFIVLATWFFTIIYVSLAHIFIRWLQRKLFALGVGVHKVVIVGNSKTADNLISEFSSNKRAGYEVVKRVRDFSLETAQELAEFIKTKEVDEIIQSDPNLTKVETLRLYDFATDNHIIFKYVADLLEVKVLRTEVAEVFGVPIVEVKRTTLDGWGHISKRFMDLILSGLLIIIFSPILLLIALAIKVSSRGPVFFSRRDDGSYLTRIGAGGVPFKYFKFRSMIPNSDSMRYNELADRNIRTDGPMVKIKDDPRVTKIGRFIRRWSLDELPELFLVFIGRMSLVGPRPHLPEEVAKYENNHKKTLTIKPGITGLAQISGRSDLLFEEEVKLDVYYIENWSLMLDISILLKTPLAVLKRRQAE from the coding sequence ATGAAAAAAATTGAATTGTTTTTTTCCTTTCTCTTCATCCCCGTTGATCTTATCATGATCATATTGGGCGGGCTTTCTGCCTACTATCTGCGTTTTTCTAATTTTTCTACCGGCATCCGTCCGGTTATCTTCGATTTGCCTTTAGCAGAGTATTTTCCTTCTTTGTTGGTTATCGCTTTCATTTGGACTCTAGTCTTTATCTTTTCCGGTTTGTACCGGATCAAGAGCGCGCGCAAGCTCGCTCAAGAGCTGGCCAGGATATTCATGGCCGTCTCTACTGGTTTAGCCCTAGTGGCGATTTTGATATTCTTCCGCCGCGAATTATTTGATTCTCGTTTTATAGTGTTAGCGACCTGGTTCTTTACGATCATCTATGTCAGCTTGGCCCATATCTTTATCCGCTGGTTGCAGCGCAAGCTCTTCGCTTTAGGGGTCGGAGTCCATAAGGTGGTAATTGTCGGCAATTCCAAGACGGCTGACAACCTTATCTCGGAGTTCTCCAGCAATAAGCGGGCGGGCTATGAAGTGGTGAAAAGGGTACGCGATTTTTCTTTGGAGACCGCCCAAGAATTAGCTGAGTTCATCAAGACTAAAGAAGTCGATGAGATTATCCAAAGCGATCCCAACCTGACTAAGGTGGAAACCCTGCGTTTATATGACTTCGCGACCGATAATCATATTATTTTTAAATATGTCGCTGATCTATTGGAGGTGAAAGTACTGCGCACCGAAGTGGCCGAAGTTTTTGGCGTACCGATTGTCGAGGTTAAGAGGACGACGCTCGATGGTTGGGGTCATATTTCTAAGCGTTTCATGGATCTTATCTTGTCTGGACTTTTAATCATTATCTTTTCCCCGATATTGCTATTGATTGCTTTAGCAATCAAAGTTTCTTCACGCGGCCCGGTTTTTTTCTCCCGGCGCGATGACGGTTCTTATCTGACCCGGATCGGAGCCGGCGGGGTGCCTTTTAAATATTTTAAGTTCCGTTCCATGATTCCTAACTCGGATAGCATGCGCTATAATGAGCTAGCAGACAGGAATATCCGAACTGACGGTCCGATGGTTAAGATAAAAGACGATCCCCGGGTGACTAAGATCGGCCGTTTTATCCGGCGCTGGAGCTTGGATGAACTGCCGGAATTATTCTTAGTCTTTATCGGCCGCATGAGCTTGGTCGGTCCTCGTCCTCATTTGCCGGAAGAAGTAGCTAAATATGAGAATAACCACAAGAAGACTTTGACGATCAAGCCCGGCATTACCGGCTTGGCCCAGATTTCTGGCCGCAGCGACCTCTTGTTTGAAGAAGAAGTCAAATTAGATGTCTATTATATTGAAAATTGGAGCTTGATGCTCGATATCTCTATTCTCCTAAAGACGCCTTTAGCTGTCTTGAAAAGACGCCAGGCGGAATAA
- a CDS encoding glycosyltransferase — translation MRTALIHDHLAQAGGAEKVLQVFAEMFPAAPIFTLLYEKDNVDKNFSGRQIETSVIQKLPGGVKHYQWYLYFMPMAVEFFDLRSYDLVISDTSSFAKGVVTMPDTLHICYCHTPTRYLWSDTHQYINELKYGRWLKKIISLVLNSLRIWDYNAAQRVDLFIANSKTVQARIKKYYRRDSVVIYPPVETDKFYISDLSQQTTGEKYFLIGCRLAPYKRVDIVIEAFKKLGPDYRLKIFGDGVDMKRLKKIAGEAANIEFLGRVNETDKAKLYSQAQAFINPQEEDFGITPVESMASGRPVIAYQKGGATETIIEGKTGLFFQEQSATDIIKNIQAFSGYNWDSQAIREHAQQFSVANFKEQINNFIASHKTNA, via the coding sequence ATGCGAACTGCCTTGATCCATGACCATTTAGCCCAGGCCGGCGGCGCTGAAAAAGTGTTGCAGGTTTTTGCCGAGATGTTTCCCGCCGCCCCGATCTTCACCCTGCTTTATGAGAAGGATAATGTGGATAAGAATTTTTCTGGGCGGCAAATAGAAACATCGGTTATCCAAAAACTTCCGGGCGGAGTCAAGCATTACCAATGGTATTTATATTTCATGCCGATGGCGGTGGAATTTTTTGATCTCCGCTCCTATGACCTGGTCATTTCCGATACTAGCTCTTTTGCTAAGGGGGTAGTGACCATGCCTGATACTTTGCATATCTGCTATTGCCATACGCCTACCCGCTACCTGTGGAGTGATACCCATCAGTATATCAATGAATTGAAATACGGCAGATGGCTGAAGAAGATCATCTCTTTAGTTTTAAATAGTCTGCGGATCTGGGATTATAATGCGGCGCAACGGGTGGATTTATTTATTGCCAATTCTAAAACCGTCCAAGCGCGGATCAAGAAGTATTATCGCCGCGACAGCGTAGTCATCTATCCTCCGGTCGAGACTGATAAGTTCTATATTTCTGACTTAAGCCAGCAAACTACAGGCGAAAAGTATTTTTTGATCGGCTGTCGCTTGGCGCCTTATAAGCGGGTGGATATCGTTATTGAAGCTTTTAAGAAACTAGGCCCGGACTATCGCCTGAAGATTTTCGGCGATGGCGTCGATATGAAGCGTTTGAAAAAGATTGCCGGCGAAGCGGCTAATATTGAATTTCTCGGCCGGGTCAACGAGACGGATAAGGCCAAGCTCTATAGCCAGGCCCAAGCTTTCATTAACCCTCAAGAAGAAGATTTCGGCATCACGCCGGTAGAATCGATGGCCTCCGGCCGGCCAGTTATCGCCTATCAGAAGGGCGGGGCGACAGAAACCATCATCGAAGGGAAGACCGGTTTATTCTTCCAGGAACAAAGCGCTACTGATATCATTAAAAACATCCAAGCCTTTTCCGGCTATAATTGGGATAGCCAGGCAATCAGGGAGCATGCTCAACAGTTCTCCGTAGCTAATTTTAAGGAGCAGATAAATAATTTTATTGCCAGTCACAAGACGAATGCTTAA
- the mnmA gene encoding tRNA 2-thiouridine(34) synthase MnmA — MLKAKKKIKVLVAMSGGVDSSVAAQLLKNQGYQVTGIFLNFWKEQGMSGDNKCCSLEALLDARAVAQKIGIELFTFDFKDRFKLKVVDNFLSEYQKGRTPNPCVICNREVKIGGLLKYARGLGFDYVATGHYLRLKKVGRTYRLYKAKDKNKDQSYFLYTFNQEQLAHLLFPLGNYNKPRVRELAKKYALPTAEKKESQEICFIPGKHHNDFLKRHLRLAPGEIKILGTDKVIGQHEGLALYTIGQRRGLIGGTGPYYAAKFDVKTNTLYVVKDFNDPVIYGDSLKAKNVNWLGRPKFPLNCEAVIRYRHPAVKCQVRLVGKDYLVSFKKPQRAVTPGQSIVFYQGLEVLGGGIIC, encoded by the coding sequence ATGCTTAAAGCTAAGAAAAAGATAAAAGTCTTAGTCGCTATGTCCGGCGGAGTCGACTCCTCGGTGGCGGCGCAGTTATTAAAAAACCAGGGCTATCAGGTCACCGGTATTTTTTTAAATTTCTGGAAGGAACAGGGGATGAGTGGGGACAATAAGTGTTGTTCTTTAGAAGCCTTGCTTGATGCCCGGGCGGTCGCTCAGAAAATCGGGATCGAATTATTCACTTTTGATTTTAAAGACCGCTTCAAGCTGAAGGTGGTTGATAATTTCCTGTCTGAATATCAAAAAGGCCGGACGCCTAATCCCTGCGTAATCTGTAATCGTGAGGTGAAGATTGGCGGTTTGCTAAAATATGCCAGAGGCTTGGGCTTTGATTACGTGGCTACCGGGCATTATTTAAGACTTAAAAAAGTCGGTCGGACTTATCGCTTATATAAAGCTAAGGATAAGAATAAGGACCAATCTTATTTCCTATATACTTTTAATCAGGAGCAATTAGCCCATTTGCTTTTTCCCTTAGGAAACTATAATAAGCCGCGGGTCAGGGAACTGGCGAAGAAATATGCTTTGCCGACAGCGGAGAAGAAAGAGAGCCAAGAAATCTGCTTTATTCCCGGCAAGCATCATAATGATTTCTTAAAAAGGCATTTAAGATTGGCGCCGGGTGAGATTAAAATTTTAGGTACTGATAAAGTTATCGGTCAACACGAAGGCCTGGCTCTATATACCATCGGCCAGCGCCGTGGCTTGATTGGCGGCACCGGGCCATATTACGCCGCTAAGTTTGATGTTAAGACCAACACTTTGTATGTAGTTAAGGATTTTAACGACCCTGTCATCTATGGGGACAGCTTAAAGGCCAAGAATGTTAATTGGTTAGGCCGGCCGAAATTTCCTCTAAATTGTGAGGCCGTTATTCGCTATCGCCATCCAGCGGTCAAATGCCAAGTGCGCTTAGTGGGCAAGGATTATCTGGTTAGTTTCAAGAAACCCCAACGAGCCGTAACTCCTGGCCAGAGCATCGTGTTCTATCAGGGGCTAGAGGTTTTAGGGGGAGGGATAATCTGCTAG